A window from Candidatus Eremiobacterota bacterium encodes these proteins:
- the nrdR gene encoding transcriptional repressor NrdR: MLCPHCRKNDTRVIDSRDDDNSIRRRRECLGCKHRFTTYERMEAPRLFVVKKDGRREQYNREKILSGLRRATQKRPVSEAQTEEIVAAIERELFARGETEVSVNVIGEKVMEALKNVDEVAYVRFASVYRDFRDVASFRAELEDLLAK, translated from the coding sequence CTGCTCTGCCCGCACTGCCGCAAGAACGATACTCGCGTTATCGACTCGCGCGACGACGACAACTCCATCCGCCGGCGGCGTGAGTGCCTCGGCTGCAAGCACCGCTTTACGACGTACGAGCGGATGGAAGCTCCGCGCCTGTTCGTCGTGAAGAAAGACGGCCGCCGCGAACAGTACAACCGCGAGAAGATTCTGAGCGGGCTGCGGCGCGCGACCCAGAAGCGGCCCGTCTCCGAAGCGCAGACCGAAGAGATCGTCGCCGCGATCGAGCGCGAGCTCTTCGCGCGCGGTGAGACGGAGGTCTCGGTGAACGTGATCGGCGAGAAGGTGATGGAGGCGCTCAAGAACGTCGACGAGGTCGCCTACGTGCGCTTCGCCAGCGTCTACCGCGATTTCCGCGACGTCGCGAGCTTCCGCGCCGAGCTCGAAGACCTGCTCGCGAAATGA
- the dut gene encoding dUTP diphosphatase, translating into MTPTVAVVRLPEGEGLPLPAYMTAGAAGADVVAAIAGELVLVPGGRALIPTGFALEVPPGFEVQVRPRSGLAVKHGVTLLNSPGTIDSDYRGPVCVVVVNHGSEPFVVRRGDRIAQLVVAPVVQAAFREAAALGASARGEGGFGSTGTA; encoded by the coding sequence ATGACGCCTACCGTCGCGGTCGTCCGGCTGCCGGAGGGCGAGGGATTGCCGCTGCCCGCATACATGACGGCCGGCGCGGCCGGTGCCGACGTCGTCGCGGCGATCGCGGGCGAGCTCGTGCTGGTCCCCGGCGGGCGGGCGCTGATCCCGACCGGGTTCGCGCTCGAAGTCCCGCCCGGGTTCGAGGTGCAGGTGCGGCCGCGCAGCGGGCTCGCGGTGAAGCACGGCGTCACGCTGCTGAACAGTCCCGGGACGATCGACAGCGACTACCGCGGTCCGGTGTGCGTCGTCGTGGTGAACCACGGCAGCGAGCCGTTCGTCGTCCGCCGCGGCGACCGAATCGCGCAGCTCGTCGTCGCGCCGGTCGTGCAAGCCGCGTTCCGTGAAGCCGCCGCGCTCGGCGCGAGCGCGCGCGGCGAGGGCGGTTTCGGCAGCACCGGGACGGCGTGA